A DNA window from Barnesiella intestinihominis YIT 11860 contains the following coding sequences:
- the ppdK gene encoding pyruvate, phosphate dikinase, giving the protein MKRVYTFGNGKAEGRADMKNLLGGKGANLAEMNLIGVPVPPGFTITTEVCTTYTQQGKEAVVKEIKGDVEKAIAHIESLTGTKFGDASNPLLVSVRSGARVSMPGMMDTVLNLGMNDDAVEAIAKKSGNARFAWDSYRRFVQMYGDVVLGMKPKTKEDIDPFEEVMDKVKEAKGIKSDTELQVEDLKELVKLFKAAVKENTGKDFPASPWEQLWGAICAVFDSWMNERAILYRRMNQIPEEWGTAVNVQAMVFGNMGNTSATGVAFTRDAATGEDIFNGEYLINAQGEDVVAGVRTPQQITLEGSRRWAALQGISEEERATKYPSLEEAMPECAKALIETQQKLEDYFKDMQDLEFTIQDGKLWLLQTRNGKRTGAAMVKIAMDMLRAGIIDEKTALKRMEAQKLDELLHPVFDKDAIKRVKVVAKGLPASPGAATGQIVFFADDAEAWAEKRKKVIMVRIETSPEDLRGMSVAQGILTARGGMTSHAAVVARGMGKCCVSGAGEIKVDYKARTVEMGGKVYKEGDWISLNGSTGDVYDGQVPTVDADMSGDFAAIMNLAEKYTRVDVRTNADTPRDAAVARKFGAKGIGLCRTEHMFFEGDRIKAMREMILSKDEEGRRHALDKLLPMQRSDFEGIFEAMDGLGVTIRLLDPPLHEFVPHQLATQKELAEEMGMSIDEVKLACDALEEFNPMLGHRGCRLGCTYPEITEMQARAIIEAALNVKAKGIDVHPEIMVPLVGVVEELRMQAEVIHRTAAQVFEERGDTVAYKVGTMIEVPRAAVTADQIAEVADFFSFGTNDLTQMTFGYSRDDAGKFLKIYKEKGILKTDPFEVLDQKGVGQLVRMGVEKGRSTKPSLKVGICGEHGGEPSSVKFCAKLGMNYVSCSPYRVPIARVAAAQAAIED; this is encoded by the coding sequence ATGAAAAGAGTTTATACTTTTGGCAACGGTAAAGCAGAAGGCCGTGCCGACATGAAAAACCTGCTGGGCGGTAAAGGAGCCAACTTGGCGGAAATGAACTTAATTGGAGTTCCTGTTCCCCCCGGATTCACAATCACTACCGAAGTTTGTACCACATACACTCAGCAAGGGAAGGAAGCTGTTGTAAAAGAAATCAAAGGCGATGTAGAAAAGGCTATCGCTCATATCGAAAGCCTCACGGGCACGAAATTCGGAGATGCCTCGAATCCGCTATTGGTATCGGTTCGTTCGGGAGCTCGTGTTTCCATGCCCGGTATGATGGACACAGTATTGAACTTAGGTATGAACGACGACGCCGTAGAAGCCATTGCTAAAAAATCGGGAAATGCGCGGTTTGCATGGGATTCCTATCGCCGATTCGTACAGATGTACGGCGATGTCGTACTGGGTATGAAGCCTAAAACGAAAGAAGACATCGATCCATTCGAAGAAGTGATGGACAAAGTCAAAGAGGCCAAAGGTATAAAGAGTGATACCGAACTCCAAGTAGAAGACCTCAAAGAATTAGTAAAACTCTTTAAAGCCGCCGTTAAAGAAAATACGGGAAAAGATTTTCCCGCTTCTCCCTGGGAACAATTATGGGGTGCTATCTGTGCCGTATTCGACAGCTGGATGAACGAACGCGCCATTCTCTACCGTCGTATGAACCAGATTCCCGAAGAATGGGGTACTGCCGTAAACGTGCAAGCTATGGTATTCGGCAATATGGGAAATACCTCGGCTACCGGTGTAGCATTCACTCGTGACGCTGCTACCGGCGAAGATATCTTTAACGGAGAGTACCTCATCAATGCACAAGGAGAAGACGTAGTTGCCGGTGTACGCACCCCCCAACAAATCACACTCGAAGGATCTCGCCGCTGGGCTGCATTGCAAGGTATATCGGAAGAAGAACGTGCAACCAAATATCCTTCTCTCGAAGAGGCCATGCCCGAATGTGCAAAAGCACTTATCGAAACTCAACAAAAACTCGAAGACTACTTCAAAGATATGCAAGACCTCGAATTTACCATTCAAGATGGCAAATTGTGGTTATTGCAAACTCGTAACGGAAAGCGCACCGGAGCCGCTATGGTAAAAATTGCTATGGATATGCTCCGCGCAGGAATTATCGACGAAAAAACAGCCTTGAAACGCATGGAGGCTCAAAAACTCGATGAACTATTGCACCCCGTATTCGACAAGGATGCCATCAAACGCGTTAAAGTCGTAGCCAAAGGACTTCCTGCCTCGCCGGGGGCAGCAACCGGGCAAATCGTGTTCTTCGCCGACGACGCAGAGGCGTGGGCCGAAAAACGAAAAAAAGTAATCATGGTACGTATCGAAACCTCTCCCGAAGATTTGCGAGGCATGAGCGTGGCGCAAGGAATCCTTACTGCTCGTGGCGGTATGACTTCCCACGCAGCCGTAGTTGCCCGTGGTATGGGTAAATGCTGTGTATCGGGAGCCGGTGAAATAAAAGTCGATTATAAAGCCCGTACGGTAGAAATGGGTGGAAAAGTCTACAAAGAAGGCGATTGGATCTCTTTGAATGGTTCCACCGGAGATGTTTATGACGGACAAGTTCCTACCGTAGACGCTGATATGAGCGGGGATTTCGCAGCCATTATGAATTTGGCTGAAAAATATACCCGAGTAGACGTACGCACCAACGCAGATACTCCGCGCGATGCAGCGGTAGCCCGCAAATTCGGAGCAAAAGGTATCGGATTATGCCGTACAGAACACATGTTCTTCGAAGGCGACCGTATCAAAGCCATGCGCGAAATGATTCTGTCGAAAGACGAAGAGGGACGTCGCCACGCACTCGACAAGCTGTTGCCTATGCAACGCAGCGACTTCGAAGGAATATTCGAAGCTATGGACGGTCTGGGTGTAACCATTCGTCTGCTCGATCCTCCTCTACACGAATTCGTACCGCATCAATTGGCCACTCAAAAAGAATTGGCAGAAGAGATGGGTATGAGCATCGACGAAGTAAAATTAGCTTGCGATGCTTTGGAAGAATTTAACCCCATGTTGGGTCATCGCGGTTGCCGGTTAGGTTGTACCTATCCCGAAATAACCGAAATGCAGGCCCGAGCCATCATCGAAGCTGCTTTGAACGTAAAAGCAAAAGGTATCGACGTTCACCCCGAAATCATGGTTCCCCTTGTAGGTGTTGTAGAAGAATTGAGAATGCAAGCCGAAGTTATTCACCGTACCGCTGCACAAGTATTCGAAGAACGCGGCGACACGGTTGCCTACAAAGTAGGTACGATGATCGAGGTTCCCCGTGCAGCCGTTACAGCTGATCAAATTGCCGAAGTTGCCGACTTCTTCTCATTCGGCACGAACGACTTGACTCAAATGACGTTCGGCTATTCTCGTGATGATGCCGGTAAATTCTTAAAGATTTACAAAGAAAAAGGTATCCTCAAAACCGATCCGTTCGAAGTTCTCGACCAAAAAGGTGTAGGGCAACTCGTACGCATGGGCGTGGAAAAAGGCCGTTCCACCAAACCGTCGCTCAAAGTCGGTATTTGCGGTGAGCATGGTGGTGAACCTTCATCTGTGAAATTCTGTGCCAAACTCGGTATGAACTACGTATCTTGCAGTCCTTACCGTGTACCCATCGCACGTGTGGCTGCCGCCCAGGCTGCTATCGAAGATTAA
- a CDS encoding alkaline phosphatase has protein sequence MKKTLLFISLLILSVLSTQATRPKYVFYIIGDGMGINQVNGTEMFYGELTSKTGPLPLLFSKFPYTTFVSTYSANRGVTDSAAAGTALACGEKTNNNTIGVDADSLPIYSIAVAAQKKNIPVGIITSGEIDDATPAAFFAHQINRNNRYEIGVDMLAAGFDFYAGDKFTQPSPEGKKSLYDMIPKANYTLALGIQEYNRQSQVASKMILFPQKDFPYAIDRKPGDICLADLTRCAIDFLQQKGNGFFLMIEGSKIDWAGHSRDGATNFREIKDLEESVKLAYDFYRKYPDETLIIVTADHETGGVVLGNGNYSLNLQALQYQTMSGIAFTKEIENLRKQNTEISWETIQKALSHAFGFWSKLDLSPEQEAHLKKIYEETIHNQQGDLIKSLYENNEPIAEAAKTILNEIAEITWSCSSHTAGYVPLYAIGLGAENFQGKLDNTDVPLLIARIAGYE, from the coding sequence ATGAAAAAAACACTACTCTTTATTAGCCTTTTAATCCTTTCCGTCTTATCAACACAAGCCACTCGGCCCAAATATGTATTCTATATCATCGGCGATGGAATGGGCATAAATCAAGTTAACGGTACTGAAATGTTTTACGGGGAACTGACCAGTAAGACAGGACCCTTACCGCTATTGTTTTCGAAATTCCCTTATACGACTTTTGTAAGCACATACTCTGCCAATCGAGGAGTAACAGACTCGGCAGCAGCTGGTACGGCATTGGCCTGCGGTGAAAAGACCAACAACAATACGATCGGTGTGGATGCAGACAGTCTACCTATATATAGTATAGCGGTGGCAGCACAAAAGAAAAACATACCTGTTGGAATTATTACCAGCGGAGAAATAGACGATGCCACTCCCGCCGCTTTTTTCGCTCACCAAATAAACCGTAATAACCGTTACGAAATAGGAGTCGATATGCTCGCCGCCGGATTTGATTTCTATGCAGGAGATAAATTTACACAACCGTCACCAGAAGGAAAAAAATCTCTATACGATATGATTCCAAAAGCCAACTATACATTGGCTCTCGGCATACAAGAATACAATCGCCAATCCCAGGTAGCCTCCAAAATGATTTTATTTCCCCAAAAAGACTTCCCTTACGCCATAGACCGTAAACCGGGAGATATTTGTTTAGCCGATCTCACCCGATGTGCAATAGACTTTCTGCAACAAAAAGGAAATGGTTTCTTTTTAATGATAGAGGGCTCCAAAATAGATTGGGCAGGACACTCCCGTGACGGAGCTACCAATTTCAGAGAAATAAAAGATTTGGAAGAATCGGTAAAATTGGCTTATGATTTTTATAGAAAGTATCCCGATGAAACCCTCATTATCGTTACAGCCGACCATGAAACCGGAGGCGTAGTATTAGGCAACGGAAATTACTCACTCAACCTGCAAGCACTCCAATATCAAACGATGAGTGGAATAGCGTTTACAAAAGAAATAGAAAATCTGCGTAAACAAAACACCGAAATTTCATGGGAAACCATACAAAAGGCCCTATCCCATGCCTTTGGCTTTTGGAGCAAGCTCGACTTATCCCCCGAACAAGAAGCACATCTTAAAAAAATTTACGAAGAAACTATACACAACCAACAAGGGGACTTAATAAAATCTCTATATGAAAACAATGAACCGATAGCCGAAGCCGCCAAAACGATTCTCAACGAAATAGCCGAAATCACATGGTCTTGCAGTTCTCACACAGCTGGTTATGTCCCGCTCTATGCGATCGGTTTAGGAGCAGAAAACTTTCAAGGGAAACTCGACAATACCGATGTACCCTTGCTAATAGCCCGAATTGCCGGCTACGAATAA
- a CDS encoding threonine/serine exporter ThrE family protein → MNSIHEELKAVSQFLSEYATCLMASGVHTSRIVRNTARIAESFGFEAHMTLFHKTIIMTLRNKENTHVYSMVNTAKAGAINFEINSDLSALSWEAYDNHLPLDQLWEKYHAITSKPRLNAWLVWVLVGFANASFCRLFSGDWIAVAAVFVATLVGFRLKQVLGKHHINHYFIFTISAFVASLIASVTMWQQWGNTPDIAIGASVLYLIPGVPLINGIIDIIEGHVLAGTARLINAFLLIICIAFGMAITLLMMGGKLL, encoded by the coding sequence GTGAACAGTATACACGAAGAACTTAAAGCCGTATCGCAGTTCCTTTCGGAATATGCTACATGTCTCATGGCTTCGGGAGTACATACGTCGAGAATTGTACGCAATACAGCCCGTATAGCCGAATCGTTCGGTTTTGAAGCACACATGACCTTATTTCACAAAACAATCATAATGACTTTGCGGAATAAGGAAAATACCCATGTATACAGTATGGTAAACACAGCAAAAGCCGGCGCTATAAACTTCGAAATCAATTCCGATTTGAGCGCTCTCAGTTGGGAAGCCTATGATAACCATCTCCCTCTCGACCAGCTATGGGAAAAATATCATGCCATTACAAGCAAACCTCGATTAAATGCATGGCTGGTATGGGTATTAGTGGGATTCGCTAATGCATCTTTCTGCCGGTTATTCAGTGGAGACTGGATCGCCGTTGCAGCGGTTTTTGTTGCGACTCTTGTCGGATTTCGTCTCAAACAAGTATTAGGGAAACACCATATCAATCACTACTTTATATTTACAATATCGGCGTTTGTCGCTTCTTTAATAGCCTCGGTAACTATGTGGCAGCAATGGGGAAACACACCGGATATAGCTATCGGTGCTAGTGTACTCTATTTGATTCCCGGTGTTCCATTAATCAATGGGATTATCGACATTATCGAGGGGCATGTATTGGCAGGAACAGCACGACTCATCAATGCGTTTTTACTAATTATTTGTATTGCATTTGGAATGGCTATCACATTATTGATGATGGGAGGAAAACTATTATGA